GATGACGGCGCCGTCGCGCTTCTTGCGCGAGTCGACGACGACGATGCGGTACTGCGGAACCCGGATCTTGCCCAGGCGCTTCAAGCGGATCTTGACAGCCACTGTTGGTGGTATTCCTTTGGAATCGAATATGGGTGAAGAAGCCCGTGTCGGTGTGGGGACACCCGTCAGGCAGCTTCGGCGGGCACTGTTGCGCTGGGTGAGAGGGTCCCTGCGCACAGGACACACCCACCAGTTTGCCAGAGTCGATCAGGCACAAGAAATCCTTGGCCCGGACCCGGGATCAGGGCCGACCATAGACCTTCCCCCGCAGCACGACCGCGACCGGACGCCCCATGACGGTGAGGTCGGCGAGCGGGTCACCGTCGTAGACGACGAAGTCGGCGGGGTCGCCCTCGGCGAGGCCGGGGTTGTGGCCGAGCCACTCCCGCGCGCGCCAGGAGGCGCCGCCGAGGACGACATCGGAGGGAAGGCCGAGGTCGCGCATCGCCATGATCTCCTCGTGGATGACGCCGTGACGCTGCGCGCCGGCGCCGTCAGAGCCCGTGTAGAGCGCCACCCCGGCCTCGTGGGCGCTCATGATCGTCTCGCGACGGCGGGCGTAGAGGTCCTCCATCGTGGCGGCGTACGTCGGGAACTTGGGCCCGGCAGCAGCGGCGAGGTCGGGGAAGATCTCCAGCTGGGCGACGGTGGGCACCAGGGCGGTGCCCTGCGCGGCCATCGCCTCGACGAGATCGGGGCTCAGGCCGGTGCCGTGCTCGATGCAGTCGATGCCGGCCTCGATCAGGCCGGGCAGCACCTCGTGGCCGAAGCAGTGGGCGGTGACCTTGGCGCCCTGGTCGTGGGCGACCCGGATCGCCTCGGCGAACGACTCGGCCGGGAACGACGGCTTCAGGTCGCCTTCGGCCCGGTCGATCCAGTCGCCGACCAGCTTGACCCACCCGTCGCCCGACTTCGCCTGCCGCTCGACGGCCTGGGCCAGGCCGTCGGGCTCGACCTCGTCGGCATAGTTGCGCATGTAGCGCTTCGTACGGCCGATGTGGCGTCCGGCGCGGATCAGCCGGGGCAGGTCGTCGCGCTCCTGCACCCACCGCGTGTCGGCGGCGGAGCCGGCATCACGCACGAGCAGCGCACCGGCGTCGCGGTCGGCGACGGCCTGGGCCTCGGCGGTCTCCTGGTCGACGGCACCGTCGGGCCCCAGCCCGATATGGCAGTGGGCGTCGACCAGGCCGGGCACGATCCAGCCCGACGCCGCGGTCTCCGCCCCCGACGGCCGCTCGTAGGTGATGCGGCCGTCGAGGACGTAGAGGTCGCGCACCTCTCCATCGGGAAGGACCGGTCCGGAGAAGTGCAGCGCAGTCATGTGAGGCAGGTTACCCAGACGAGGCTCACTTCGAACCTGGCACATCGACACCGGCGGCCTCGAGCACGGGCACGTGCTGGGCCAGCGGGATGACCTGTCCGGTGACGACGTTGGTCTCGTCCCAGCCGATGGAGGTGGGTACGCCGACGAGCTCGCCGTCGTCGTTGACCGCCGCCCCGCCGGAGTTGCCGCCGGAGATGCGGGCGGTGACGTCGAAGACGGCGCGGTCCTCGTCCTTGAAGGAGAGGATGGTCGCCACGTTGCCCGAGGCGACCGTGGGCGGCTGGAAGAAGGCGCCCTCCTTGTCGCGGAAGCTCTCCTTCGGCAGGCTCGGGAAGCCGATCGTGGCGATGAAGTCGCCGCGGTCGACCGACGCCGAGTCGCCGAGCGTGATCGTGGGCAGGTCGAGCGAGCTCGGGTCGACCGGGTCGCCCTTGCCGTCGGCGACGATCTGCACGACCGCGCTGTCGATCTCGCCGTCGGACTCGATGACCTTGCCGACGTAGTCGGGCTCGCCGACCTTGTAGTTCTGCGCCGGGTCGGTCATGTGGATGTTCACATACTCCGGCGAGACCTCGCCGCGAGCGGCTGCCTCCGGCACCTTCCCCGGGTCGGCGACGTGGGCGTTGGTGAGGATCTTGCCGTCCTTGGTGACGATCGAGCCCGACCCCATCGCGACCGTGTCGTCGGTGGGCGCATAGGTGATCCAGACGGCAGCGCGCTGGGCCCGGTTGAGCTCGGCCTTGGTCAGTCCGGTGTCCTGCGCCGCCGAGTCACCGCCGGGCACGACGAACATCGCGACCACCAGACCGATGACCACCACGGCCGCGGCCGCGCCGATCCCGCCCCACAGCAGCAGCCTGTTGCGGCGCTTCGCCGCGGCGCGGGCGACCTCCACCTCGGCGGAGTAGATCGGGATGACCTTGAGGATCTCACCGGCGACGGGGTGGCCGAGCCGGATCTCGCTCTCCTCGTCGATCGCCTCGCTCGCCAGCGGCTTCCCCTTGAGGAAGGAGCCGGCCTGGGAGCCGTTCTCGAAGGTCCAGCCGCCCGGCTTGGCCACCAGACGCGCGTGCTGACGCGAGACGCCCTGATCCTCGAGCACCACCGAGTTGTCGGAGGAGCGGCCGATGGTGACCGTGACCGGGTGGCGGAAGCGGTGCTCCTTGCCCTCGGCGACCAGCAGCAGGTCGGGCCCGGTCGGCTGGCTCGGCGGCTCGCCCGGCGCGCCGGGACGCGCCTTCCCCGGCACGATCGTCATCTCGGAGATCTCGTGGTCCGAGGAGGACGGCGGGCTCCCGGCCGGGGCCGACGGCCTGCTCGGCGGTGCCGCGGGCACGGCCGCGGGAGCAGGAGCGGAGGGAGCAGGCGGTGCCGGCGGCGGGGTCGAGGTGGGCGCTGCCGTCGCCGTCGTCGGAGGAGGCGGCGGCGCGGGCGCCTGGGCGCGCGGAGCGCCCGCTGCCAACGGCGCGTCGTCGAGAGTGACGGTGATCGTCGAGCCCGGCCCCGCCGGGCCGAGCTGGATCTGGGTCGCCCCGGTCAACGGCACCTCGGTGACACGGCTGCCGGCGACGTACGTCCCTCCGGCGGAGCCGACGTCGACCAGCTTCCACCCGGCGGGATCGGGTCTGAGCTCGGCATGGGCGCGAGAGACCGAGGTGGAGGCGAGCACCACATCGGCGTCGATCGAGCGCCCTATTCTGACGATCTTGTCGGGTGGGAAGCTGAGCGCGCGTCCCGATACGTCTACGCGAAGCGTCTGCATGCACAGATCATGCACCGAGTTGGCCCGATCCGGGTGTCACGAATCGAGGATTCGCGAACTCGGATCGAGCCAACTTCGTCTGCGCCGCTCAGCGGCGGGTCCTCAAGCCGTGTCCGAAGGCGTAGAGCGGGTCGTAGTCGGCGTCGCCGACGTTGATCGGCTCCTGGTCGACCGAGCGCGGCCAGGTCACCGGAAGCTTGCCGGTGAACGCTCGCTTCCCGAAGAGCACGTCGGCCACTCCCCTGCCCTCGCTGCCTGGCAGCCAGCAGGCCACCAGCGCGTCGATCTGGCCGAGCAGGTCGGGCGGGACGATCATCGGGCGTCCGGAGACGACGAGCACGGTGCAGGTCGCTGCCGCCGCACAGACCGTCTCGATCGCCGCGGTGTCCTCCTCGCTGATCTGCATGGTCAGCGGCGGCCGGAGCTCGGTCTCCCCCGGGTCGTAGCCCCACTGCGGGCCGCCGACGTCGCCGAACCCCTCGGCGTAGGGGTGCTCGCCGACCACGACGACGCCGTGGGCCCCCGCCGGCACCGGCGCGGAGGCGTCGGGCGAGTGGGTCACCTCGCCGCGGGCGGCGGCCGAGATTCCGTCGAGGATCGTGTCGCCCGGGATCTGGTGGGTCGAGTTGCCCTGCCAGCTGATCGTCCAGCCGCCGGCCTGGTCACCGATGCTGTCGGCCTTGCTGCCCGCGACATAGACGTCGTCCCCGCCCGAGAGCGGCAGCGTACGGTGCGAGTTCTTCAGCAGCACCTGCGACTTCGCGACCGCCTCCCGGGCCACGCGACGGTGCGCTTCGCTGCCGATCTCGTCGATGTTGCGCCGGTCGGTGAACGGCTTCTCGAACAGGCCCAGCTCGAACTTGGCGGTCAGGATGCGCGAGACCGCGTCGTCGATGCGTGCCGTCGGGACGGCGCCGTCCTCGACGGCCGAGGTCAGCGTCTCGATGAACTGCGGATAGCCGACGGGATCGCCGGAGAACGGCTCCATGAACATGTCGACGCCGGCGTTGACCGAGGCGGCCACCTGCTCGGCGTACGTCCCCGGGATCTGGTGGATCGCCCGCCAGTCGGAGATCACCAGGCCGTCGAAGTCCCGCTTCTCCTTGAGCCAGCCGGTGACCAGCTCTTTGTTGGCGTGCATCTTGACCGGGTTGCCGAGGCCGTCGTCGGTCCAGTCGACGCTGGAGAAGGACGGCATCACCGAGCCGACGTCGTGCTTCTTGACGGCGGCGATGTAGGGCGAGAGGGCCAGCTTCTCGAACTCGGCACGCGAGGTCTGCGTGATGCCCTGGTCGACGGTGTAGTCGCCCTCACCGGTGCCGAAGACGGTGAAGCCGTCGCCGGCGAAGTGCTTGGCGGTCGCGAGCACGCGGTCAGGGTCGTCCAGCTGGCCCTGACGGCCCTGGAACCCCTCGATCATCTGCGACATCTTGGTGGCCAGCTTCGGGTCCTCCCCGAACGACTCGTACGTCCTCCCCCACCTGTCCTCGCGGGCGACGCAGATGCACGGCGCGAAGGTCCACTGCGGCCCGGTGGCGCGGGTCTCCTCGGCGGTGATGTGGCCGATCCGCTCGGCGAGCTTCGGATCGCGCGTCGCACCCAGGCCGATGTTGTGCGGGAAGACGGTGGCACCGTGGAGGTTGTTGTGGCCGTGGACGGAGTCGACGCCGTAGAGCAGCGGGATGCCGAGCCGGGTGGAGAGAGCCTGCTCCTGGAAGGCGTCGACCGTGTCGGCCCAGGCCTCCGGGGTGTTGCCGTCGGGGACGGAGCCACCACCGGAGAGCACGCTGCCGAGGCCGAGCTCGGCGATCTGGCCGGGGTCGTCGACGACGTCGACCCGCTCTGCCTGGGCCATCTGTCCGACCTTCTCGGCGAGGGTCATCCGGGCCAACAGGTCGTCGACCCTCTTCTCGGTCGAGAGACGCGGGTTCTTGTAGGGCGTCGTGTGATCGGCGCGCGTGGGCGCGTCGGCGGCGGGCACATCGGTGGGCACATCGGCGGGCACGGCGCTGGACGCGGGGGCGACGAGGAGCGTGGCGCACAGCAGCCCGGCGAATGCCGAGGCTCCGATCGCGCCGCGCCGTCTGTGGGGAGTTCGCACGGGACAGGCCTCCTGAGATCGAACCGCGAGCTCTCCGATGAGCCGGCGGGAGCACTCGTGAGAGCGCTTCCACATCGTGACGTCGATCACATTGGAGGTCAACGGCTACGCGTGCGTAATAGCCGAAGGTCCTGGCTGCGGTCCGACCCGGCCATGCCCCGGGTCAGGCTCAGATCTGGTCGAGCAACCAGGACGGCCCGAGCGCGGTGGCACCGCCGCAGCGAGCCTGCAGCATCCGGTCGGCGGTCACCAGCGTCACCCGGTCGCCCTTCGTCACTGCCTCACGGACGACGTCGACGATCGCCGCGTCGCCGTCCTTCGGCGCATGGACGGTGCGGACGTGGGCATCCTTGCCAGCACGTACGCCGCCCTTGGCCTGCCCCTCCAGCACCAGGACGATCTTGTCGTGCGGGAGATCGGCCACCAGGAGCGCCTCGTGCAGCCGCCGCGCGGCGCCGGCGCGGTCCTTCCACCAGCCGTCGGGGCGGGAGCCGACGACGTTCGCGCCGTCGACGACCATCACCGTTGCCATACGGCCCAGAATATGGTGTCGGCGTCGTCGCCCGATGCACGGCCCTTGCTGCAACTTCGGCACTTGTGCGCGGAAGTTGCGTGTCGTGATCGGCTGCGAGGGGCTACTCCCGCGCATGTGCGTGGAACTGGCTGGCGACTCGTCAGCTCTCCGACGCGATCCCGTCGAGCACCGAGGCGATGAACGGGGACTTCCCTGCCCGGTAGGCCGTCCTGTCTTCGTCATCGGCGGCGGAGAGCCGGCGTTTGATCGCGGCGTACGTCTCGCGGTCTTCGGCATTCGTGCGCAGGTGGTCGCGGAAGGCCAGCCAGGTCGGCCACGCCTCCGAGGACTTCTCGACCACATGCAGGTGATGGGTGCGATAGGCGACCGACGGCGAACACCACGACCACTTACGTTGCTCGACGTCGCCAGGCTCAGGGGCCGCGACCCAGCCGACATCCCTCAGCGCAGGCAGGGTGCTTCCCGCCGCCTCG
The sequence above is drawn from the Nocardioides albertanoniae genome and encodes:
- a CDS encoding GrpB family protein, with product MTRGDRIVVVDHSPHWAGSFESARSLVEPILEDQLVRAVEHIGSTSVPGLPAKPIIDMLAVVTSYEAAGSTLPALRDVGWVAAPEPGDVEQRKWSWCSPSVAYRTHHLHVVEKSSEAWPTWLAFRDHLRTNAEDRETYAAIKRRLSAADDEDRTAYRAGKSPFIASVLDGIASES
- a CDS encoding amidohydrolase family protein, whose translation is MTALHFSGPVLPDGEVRDLYVLDGRITYERPSGAETAASGWIVPGLVDAHCHIGLGPDGAVDQETAEAQAVADRDAGALLVRDAGSAADTRWVQERDDLPRLIRAGRHIGRTKRYMRNYADEVEPDGLAQAVERQAKSGDGWVKLVGDWIDRAEGDLKPSFPAESFAEAIRVAHDQGAKVTAHCFGHEVLPGLIEAGIDCIEHGTGLSPDLVEAMAAQGTALVPTVAQLEIFPDLAAAAGPKFPTYAATMEDLYARRRETIMSAHEAGVALYTGSDGAGAQRHGVIHEEIMAMRDLGLPSDVVLGGASWRAREWLGHNPGLAEGDPADFVVYDGDPLADLTVMGRPVAVVLRGKVYGRP
- a CDS encoding glycoside hydrolase family 3 protein, whose protein sequence is MRTPHRRRGAIGASAFAGLLCATLLVAPASSAVPADVPTDVPAADAPTRADHTTPYKNPRLSTEKRVDDLLARMTLAEKVGQMAQAERVDVVDDPGQIAELGLGSVLSGGGSVPDGNTPEAWADTVDAFQEQALSTRLGIPLLYGVDSVHGHNNLHGATVFPHNIGLGATRDPKLAERIGHITAEETRATGPQWTFAPCICVAREDRWGRTYESFGEDPKLATKMSQMIEGFQGRQGQLDDPDRVLATAKHFAGDGFTVFGTGEGDYTVDQGITQTSRAEFEKLALSPYIAAVKKHDVGSVMPSFSSVDWTDDGLGNPVKMHANKELVTGWLKEKRDFDGLVISDWRAIHQIPGTYAEQVAASVNAGVDMFMEPFSGDPVGYPQFIETLTSAVEDGAVPTARIDDAVSRILTAKFELGLFEKPFTDRRNIDEIGSEAHRRVAREAVAKSQVLLKNSHRTLPLSGGDDVYVAGSKADSIGDQAGGWTISWQGNSTHQIPGDTILDGISAAARGEVTHSPDASAPVPAGAHGVVVVGEHPYAEGFGDVGGPQWGYDPGETELRPPLTMQISEEDTAAIETVCAAAATCTVLVVSGRPMIVPPDLLGQIDALVACWLPGSEGRGVADVLFGKRAFTGKLPVTWPRSVDQEPINVGDADYDPLYAFGHGLRTRR
- a CDS encoding FHA domain-containing protein; the encoded protein is MQTLRVDVSGRALSFPPDKIVRIGRSIDADVVLASTSVSRAHAELRPDPAGWKLVDVGSAGGTYVAGSRVTEVPLTGATQIQLGPAGPGSTITVTLDDAPLAAGAPRAQAPAPPPPPTTATAAPTSTPPPAPPAPSAPAPAAVPAAPPSRPSAPAGSPPSSSDHEISEMTIVPGKARPGAPGEPPSQPTGPDLLLVAEGKEHRFRHPVTVTIGRSSDNSVVLEDQGVSRQHARLVAKPGGWTFENGSQAGSFLKGKPLASEAIDEESEIRLGHPVAGEILKVIPIYSAEVEVARAAAKRRNRLLLWGGIGAAAAVVVIGLVVAMFVVPGGDSAAQDTGLTKAELNRAQRAAVWITYAPTDDTVAMGSGSIVTKDGKILTNAHVADPGKVPEAAARGEVSPEYVNIHMTDPAQNYKVGEPDYVGKVIESDGEIDSAVVQIVADGKGDPVDPSSLDLPTITLGDSASVDRGDFIATIGFPSLPKESFRDKEGAFFQPPTVASGNVATILSFKDEDRAVFDVTARISGGNSGGAAVNDDGELVGVPTSIGWDETNVVTGQVIPLAQHVPVLEAAGVDVPGSK